From Microcystis aeruginosa NIES-2549, a single genomic window includes:
- a CDS encoding UPF0182 family protein, protein MLIRHNRSSIAKPILLFLGCLVIGQLGVLVVANSLWFTEMGYLNTFLKQLSWQLGLGWGSAILSLLFIFTNLRLAQRFRWQKPKEDSYPLSPQSPSINLLSLLIIATGIGAWIGSMLLYYSKLALSLWTPDFNLPNLSSSLNSPLEIVWIRQVLTDISSNLWQGLIIAFLVLGLLIKTEYFLRIISVVFTVMLSFIIAGQWANFLKYFYGVPFNINDPQYGNDLGFYIFQLPLWQLLELWLSGVGIYTLFAVSLTYLFSGDSLSKGTFLGFSRPQLRHLYALWSGLMGLLVLHHIIQRYLLLYSPEGVVYGAGYIDAHVGQFIEIILGIIAGITCIWLGEKALFGKKDRRKLYKNTKKKLVFSPYLVPVFLYLIVWISGTIISGGLQRIIVQPNELVRERPYIERSIQSTRAAFSLDRIDAQVFDPQAELNAEVLERNHLTIDNIRLWDTKPLLETNRQLQQIRLYYKFPDADIDRYRVRVGLPEKIEERQISEKQQTIIAARELDYSAVPTSANTWVNKHLVYTHGYGFTLSPVNLVAAGGLPYYFVKDIGTNKDEGALQTSSKLIDYSIPIGKPRIYYGELTNNYVMTPTTAEELDFPSGDGNVYNTYDGKGGILIGTGWRRWLFALYLRDWQMLFSQDFTPETRLLMRRDIQNRVQTIAPFLNYDRNPYLVAADVGDSSSKLHWIIDAYTISDRYPYSDPGKDKFNYIRNSVKVVVDAYHGTVNFYVADENDPIIQTWSKIFPHLFKSLAEMPKTLRSHIRYPEDLFSTQAERLLTYHMTDPQVFYNREDQWEIPLEIYGTEPQAVSPYYLIMKLPDSDKEEFILLHPYTPSSRQNLIAWLAARSDDREYGKLLLYQFPKQRLVYGPNQIEALINQDPDISQQISLWNRDGSKVLQGHLLIIPIEQSLLYVEPLYLVADQNSVPTIARVTVAYQNKIVMEPTLKEALEKLFQGDQS, encoded by the coding sequence ATGCTGATCAGACATAACCGAAGCTCGATCGCTAAACCTATTTTACTGTTTCTTGGCTGCCTTGTGATCGGGCAGTTGGGGGTGTTAGTGGTAGCCAATAGCCTCTGGTTTACCGAGATGGGTTATTTAAACACTTTCCTGAAGCAATTATCTTGGCAACTAGGATTAGGTTGGGGAAGTGCGATTCTTTCTCTACTTTTTATCTTTACTAATTTACGTTTAGCCCAGCGTTTTCGTTGGCAAAAACCCAAAGAAGATAGTTATCCTCTTAGTCCTCAATCTCCTAGTATTAATTTACTCAGCCTTTTGATTATTGCAACGGGAATTGGAGCTTGGATCGGGTCAATGTTATTGTATTACAGTAAACTAGCCCTCAGTCTCTGGACACCGGATTTTAATCTCCCTAACCTTAGTTCTTCCCTCAATTCTCCTCTGGAAATAGTTTGGATTAGGCAAGTATTAACCGATATTTCCAGTAATCTGTGGCAAGGGCTAATTATCGCTTTTTTAGTCTTGGGATTATTAATTAAAACCGAGTATTTTTTGCGAATAATATCTGTAGTATTTACTGTAATGCTATCTTTTATTATTGCTGGGCAGTGGGCGAATTTTTTAAAATATTTTTATGGTGTTCCTTTCAATATTAACGATCCTCAATACGGGAATGATTTAGGTTTTTACATCTTTCAATTACCCCTGTGGCAGTTACTAGAATTATGGCTCAGTGGTGTGGGAATATATACTCTTTTTGCCGTTAGTTTAACCTATCTTTTTTCGGGCGATAGTCTTTCTAAGGGAACATTTCTGGGGTTTTCCCGTCCGCAACTGCGTCATTTATACGCCCTGTGGAGTGGGTTAATGGGGCTGCTAGTATTACACCATATTATTCAGCGTTACCTGCTACTTTATTCTCCCGAAGGAGTAGTTTATGGTGCGGGTTATATCGATGCTCATGTTGGTCAATTTATTGAAATTATTCTGGGAATTATTGCAGGAATAACCTGTATATGGTTAGGAGAAAAAGCATTATTTGGTAAAAAAGACCGTCGCAAGTTATACAAAAATACTAAGAAAAAGTTGGTATTTTCCCCCTACTTAGTTCCTGTATTTCTCTATTTAATTGTTTGGATAAGTGGCACAATTATCAGTGGAGGATTACAAAGAATAATCGTACAACCGAATGAATTAGTGAGAGAAAGACCCTATATTGAAAGAAGTATTCAATCCACAAGAGCGGCTTTTTCCTTAGATAGAATTGATGCCCAAGTTTTCGATCCACAGGCCGAATTAAATGCCGAAGTTTTAGAGAGAAATCATCTAACTATCGATAATATTCGTCTTTGGGACACCAAACCACTGCTAGAAACTAACCGACAATTACAGCAAATTCGCTTATATTATAAATTCCCCGATGCTGATATTGATCGCTATCGGGTACGAGTAGGATTGCCTGAAAAAATCGAGGAACGTCAAATATCTGAAAAACAACAGACCATTATTGCCGCTAGAGAATTAGATTATAGTGCGGTTCCCACTTCTGCTAACACTTGGGTGAATAAACATCTCGTTTATACCCACGGTTATGGGTTCACTCTTTCCCCGGTTAATTTAGTAGCTGCCGGGGGTTTACCCTACTATTTTGTCAAAGATATCGGCACAAATAAAGACGAAGGAGCCCTACAAACCTCTAGCAAATTAATTGATTATAGTATTCCCATTGGTAAACCCCGCATTTACTACGGGGAATTAACTAATAATTATGTGATGACTCCCACCACCGCAGAAGAATTGGATTTTCCTAGCGGGGATGGAAATGTCTATAATACCTACGATGGCAAGGGAGGAATCCTAATTGGGACCGGGTGGAGACGTTGGCTATTTGCCCTTTATCTGCGGGATTGGCAAATGTTATTTAGTCAAGATTTTACTCCCGAAACTCGGCTATTAATGCGTCGTGATATCCAAAATCGCGTGCAAACTATTGCTCCTTTTTTAAATTATGATCGCAACCCCTATTTAGTAGCGGCAGATGTGGGCGATAGTAGTAGTAAATTACATTGGATTATTGATGCTTATACTATTAGCGATCGCTATCCCTATTCTGACCCAGGAAAAGATAAATTTAACTATATTCGCAATTCGGTGAAAGTGGTAGTGGATGCCTATCATGGAACGGTGAATTTCTATGTTGCCGATGAAAATGATCCAATTATTCAGACGTGGAGTAAAATCTTTCCTCATCTTTTTAAATCTTTAGCAGAAATGCCGAAAACTCTCCGCAGTCATATCCGTTATCCTGAAGATTTATTTAGTACCCAAGCAGAAAGATTATTAACCTATCACATGACCGATCCGCAAGTATTTTATAATCGGGAGGATCAATGGGAAATTCCCCTAGAAATTTACGGCACAGAACCCCAGGCCGTATCACCCTATTATTTAATCATGAAACTGCCAGATTCCGACAAAGAAGAATTTATTCTCCTCCATCCCTATACTCCCTCTAGTCGGCAAAATTTAATCGCTTGGTTGGCAGCGCGTTCAGACGATAGAGAGTATGGTAAGTTATTACTCTATCAATTTCCTAAACAAAGGTTAGTGTACGGACCGAATCAAATTGAGGCTTTAATTAACCAAGATCCAGATATTTCTCAACAGATTTCCCTTTGGAATCGAGACGGTTCTAAAGTTTTGCAAGGACACCTATTAATTATTCCCATTGAACAATCGCTGCTTTATGTAGAACCTTTGTATCTAGTGGCAGACCAAAATAGTGTCCCGACAATCGCTAGAGTAACAGTTGCTTATCAAAATAAAATTGTCATGGAACCAACCTTGAAGGAAGCTTTAGAAAAGCTATTTCAAGGTGATCAGAGCTAA
- the uvrB gene encoding excinuclease ABC subunit UvrB: MSAFQLQAPFQPTGDQPAAIDQLVDSLQNRQRFQTLLGATGTGKTFTIAAVIEKIGRPTLVLAHNKTLAAQLCNELRQFFPNNAVEYFISYYDYYQPEAYIPVSDTYIEKSSSINDEIDMLRHSATRSLFERRDVIVVASISCIYGLGMPAEYLKAAISLTVGQEFDQRQLLRALVSVQYNRNDLELTRGRFRLKGDILEIVPAYEDRVIKIDFFGDEIESIRYLDPLTGEVLQKLERISIYPARHFVTPEERLEVACRDIKTELDNRLLELEKAGKLLEAQRLDQRTRYDLEMLQEVGYCNGVENYSRHLAGRLAGEPPECLVDYFPQDWLLVVDESHVSVPQIRGMYNGDQSRKKVLIDHGFRLPSAADNRPLKSEEFWQKVNQCIFVSATPGDWELAQSENRIVEQIIRPTGVLDPEIFVRPTEGQVDDLLGEIKERVRLNERVLITTLTKRMAEDLTEYLQERGIKVRYLHSEIQSIQRIEIIQDLREGVFDVLIGVNLLREGLDLPEVSLVAILDADKEGFLRATRSLIQTIGRAARHIRGQAILYGDNLTDSMINAIEETKRRRAIQEEYNQKHGIIPQPIVKRSSNSILAFLDISRRLNSQQLEQVCENIEELSLEQIPELIQQLEAQMKEAAKNLEFEAAAKYRDRIKQLRDKLLNHLR; encoded by the coding sequence ATGTCCGCTTTTCAACTACAAGCACCCTTTCAACCCACCGGGGATCAACCGGCAGCGATCGATCAATTGGTAGATTCCCTGCAAAACCGGCAGCGTTTCCAAACCCTCCTAGGGGCAACCGGCACCGGCAAAACCTTCACCATTGCCGCTGTGATCGAGAAAATCGGCAGGCCTACCCTTGTCCTAGCCCATAATAAGACCTTGGCGGCCCAATTATGTAACGAATTGCGGCAATTTTTCCCCAATAACGCCGTGGAATACTTTATCAGCTATTACGACTACTATCAACCGGAGGCTTATATTCCTGTCAGCGATACCTACATCGAAAAGAGTTCTTCGATTAATGATGAGATCGATATGCTGCGCCATTCGGCCACGCGATCGCTGTTTGAACGCAGGGATGTGATCGTCGTCGCTTCCATTAGTTGTATTTATGGTTTAGGAATGCCTGCGGAATACCTAAAAGCGGCGATTTCCTTAACAGTTGGTCAAGAGTTCGACCAAAGGCAATTATTACGGGCCTTGGTGTCAGTGCAGTACAATCGCAATGATTTGGAGTTAACTCGCGGTCGTTTTCGTCTCAAGGGCGATATTTTGGAAATTGTCCCCGCTTACGAGGATCGGGTGATTAAAATTGATTTTTTTGGCGATGAGATTGAAAGTATTCGTTATCTGGATCCCTTGACGGGGGAAGTTTTGCAAAAATTAGAGCGAATTAGTATTTATCCGGCCCGTCACTTTGTTACCCCGGAGGAGCGTTTAGAGGTAGCCTGTCGGGATATTAAAACCGAGTTAGATAACCGTTTATTGGAGTTAGAAAAAGCGGGCAAATTACTGGAAGCGCAACGTTTGGATCAGCGGACTCGTTATGATTTAGAAATGTTGCAGGAAGTGGGTTATTGTAATGGCGTGGAAAATTATTCGCGGCATTTAGCGGGTAGGTTAGCGGGGGAACCACCGGAATGTTTGGTGGATTATTTTCCCCAAGATTGGTTATTAGTTGTAGATGAATCTCATGTTAGTGTGCCGCAAATTCGCGGGATGTATAATGGCGATCAATCACGAAAAAAAGTTTTGATCGATCACGGGTTTCGTTTACCCAGTGCTGCGGATAATCGTCCTTTGAAGTCGGAAGAATTCTGGCAGAAAGTTAATCAATGTATTTTTGTTTCGGCTACTCCGGGAGATTGGGAATTAGCACAGTCAGAAAATCGCATTGTCGAACAAATTATCCGACCGACGGGAGTTTTAGACCCAGAGATTTTTGTGCGACCAACCGAGGGACAAGTGGATGATTTATTAGGGGAAATTAAGGAGCGAGTGCGTTTAAATGAACGGGTTTTGATTACCACTTTAACTAAACGCATGGCGGAAGATTTAACCGAATACTTGCAAGAAAGGGGAATTAAAGTTAGATATCTACATTCGGAAATTCAATCAATTCAACGGATTGAAATTATCCAAGACCTGCGAGAAGGGGTCTTTGACGTGCTGATCGGGGTGAATTTGCTTCGCGAGGGGTTAGACCTGCCGGAAGTGTCTTTAGTGGCGATTTTAGACGCAGATAAGGAAGGATTTTTAAGGGCTACCCGCTCTTTAATTCAAACTATCGGCAGGGCTGCTCGTCATATTCGCGGTCAGGCAATTCTTTACGGAGATAATCTCACCGATAGTATGATTAATGCGATCGAAGAAACCAAGAGACGACGAGCTATTCAAGAGGAATATAACCAAAAACATGGGATTATTCCGCAACCGATTGTTAAAAGGTCGAGTAATTCAATTTTGGCTTTTCTGGATATTTCCCGTCGCCTAAATTCCCAACAATTAGAGCAGGTTTGTGAGAATATAGAAGAACTTTCTTTGGAACAAATTCCCGAGTTAATTCAACAACTAGAAGCGCAAATGAAAGAAGCGGCGAAAAATCTAGAATTCGAGGCAGCGGCTAAATATCGTGATCGGATTAAGCAATTACGAGATAAGTTATTAAATCATCTTAGATAA